In Saccharomyces paradoxus chromosome IV, complete sequence, the DNA window TTCGTCAAAATAGCTTGATAATAGACATTGCAAAGGTACTAATCTTTCGCAAGGGTGATACCTCAGAGTTTTTGTTAACAAGTCAAGAATATCGGGATTTTCGCCTTTGAAAACTTTAGTCAAAGTAATGGGCTTAATATTGGGGAAAATGTGATCCTCATAATTCGGGTTCATTCCTGAAATTTCATCCTTTGTGGGTATGCCCATTATCTTGATAATTTCTACTAGCTGATCTATACCGCTTTCACCAGAGAATAAGGGCTTGCCCAAAAGCAATTCAGCTATGACACAAGCGCTTGACCACACGTCGACCTGGCTTGAGTAATTAGTGGCACCAAACATTAGTTCAGGGGCCCTATAATACCTTGAACAGATGTAAGAAACATTGGGCTGGTCTGGTTTCAGACATTTCGCACTGCCAAAATCGCAAatcttgaaagaaaatgtgGTTGGATCTACCAGTAAATTTTGTGGCTTTATATCTCTGTGACAAATCCGAGGAACATTATGCAAATAATTTAAAGCTTTGAATAGTTGATATGCGTAGAATTTAATTTCAAGACGTGGCATGTCCACTTTCAGGTGAACAAAATGACGGAGCCTCTGGTATAATGACTGGGGCATGTAATCCAAAACCAGATTGAGATATACTTCGTCCTCTTCATCCTTTTCGTAAAAGTAGTATTGCAGACCTACAGTATTTGGATGGCACAACATCTTCATGGTCTCCAGCTCTCTATTTTTATATCTTCTATCTTGTAATACTTTTTTGATGGCGACCTTTTGATTGGTCTCAATTATTACAGTCGTAACTACAACACCGAATGAACCATGACCAACCACTTCTGTCGTAGGATAACTGATATCGATAGTCTCTCCGCGATTCTTTTTGTCGGCGTCAGTTTTGTGGTCATGTTTATAAACCCTCTTATGAACTAAACCTATGTTAGTATATGATCTGATTCCCATAAAAATGGTGGTTCCGTAAAATATGGAAGAATGTTCCTGTATTTTCCTAATATTTGGTAAGCGTGTTGTTAAGATTAGGGATACAATGTCTGTAATTGTACgctctctttttcttttcactattttttttttgtgtcGCGAATACTAATAATTGacaataaaagaaacttGACGGGGTTCCGTTTTCACTCTAGTTGCGACCACGGAAACATTCCTCCACTGGCAAGagactaaaaaaaaaaattgggtACACATACTTGTTCTTTGCCTCGTTTTGATATACCTATAATCGAAGTTAATCATTTTCTCAACTTTCTCTTTGCTAAGCTTGCTACTGATGTTTTCTTGCTTAGTGACGACTTTTTCATCTGTTTTGCTGTCCGAGGTATCGACGTGCTCAATATGATCAACTGCGATACCTTCTTTACACCCGTCTACCAGTTTAGATATTATAAGATTTTCTATGTCGTTGATGTACTCCGCGCTGTTATTGAAGTTAGGTATACTATGGTGCACTTGAACCTCGCTTACCTTTTTACCCGTATCAGgctttctcttcttcttttctagTGCGGTATTACTCTGTATAGAAGTCTTATGTTTTAACTGAAGATTATCTGAGTTACTGAAGGAAATCTTTCGCACCAGATTCCTCAAAACATCAGTCATAGTAGACTATTTCACTATTTCACTATTTCACTATTTTCACTTCTTCAGTCTTGTGATTATTTTAAAGTCCCTTCCCCGCAATATAGCAGAAACAGAAATAATTGCATGCAGCAGGGTTCTTATAGTACCAGTATTTCCTAGAGAATGCTTATTTAAGTTACAAGatacaacaacaaaaggaGAACACTCTTTCCCAGATCCGCAGCTGGAACAGCTCTCCGGTAGATCCTAGCGGATAAAACTGCCCCTGGTTGGTTCCTCATCGGACGACTCTACCCCCCAGGGGTGGTGGTCTTTgtcctttctcttttacGGACTCAACTCTATTTTCCCCACCCCccgccttttttttttcatgttcCTTTACCAATCTTTAGAAAATCACGAGATGGTACATATTTGACGAAGAACGTTTAAGATATCGTGGGGTGCCAACAGTAAAGGCACATTGGTCATAGCGGCATGGTGCAGTGCAGCCATTGGTAGGGTATTTTCAATTCCCTTCAATTGActtgaagatgaagatatcATTGTGAGTAAAAAATTACACAGGAGATATGAGGGGACATATAAATGAATATAGAtttaagagaaaataaaaccTGAGGTAGCTCATAGTTTGGAAGAGTCTAGTATGAAACTCTTACCTTTTTCGATATTCTTATGTAGTTCTTTGACCGCCGTATCAACCAGTTGTTCTTCTCTCGGAGACAGTTTTTCCAAGATACTGGTATCGATGGATACTATGCTACCATTTTTCAGAACAATTGGCAACGAAAAATATTCGATAGAGTTGTCGCCGACTAACTGCTGCGCTTTCTTGCCATTTTTTAAGCCTGGTAAATAAACGAATGCGGAAAGTGACTCCGTTTCTGGTTTCTCATTATAGAAGCTCctcaaaatttcttcagcaAATTTGGCCCCCGCGAACGCCATGGACAACGTGGCGGAACCGGCGCCCTGTTTAGCCTTGACAATTTCGTCGCCTCCAAACTGGACCCTATGGATGAAATGCTCATACTGCTTATCAAGCTGAAACAACAGTGATTTGTCAGTGATTATTGGGATAATGGTCTCCCCTGAATGGCCTCCAATAACAGTAACCCTTTTGTGCATTGTAGTTTTGTCTTGTTCTTGTCCAATTTTGGGGTTTTTTAACATCAAATAATCTACCAAAAAGGTTTCTGCACGTACCAAGTCAAGGTTCGTCACACCCATGACGTTTCCGGGTTTGAACTTGcccattttcttcaaagtttCCGCGGCGATAGGGACCAAACTATTAACAGGGTTCGAAATGACTAAGATCCTTGCATTTGGCGCAAACTTGCCAACAGCAGTTACCAAGCTTTTGACAATACCAGCGTTCATCTTGAACAAATCATCTCTGGTTAAACCAGGTTTTCTAGGAACACCAGCCGGAATTAGGACCACCTGAGCATTTGACAGGGTGCTCTCAATACTGTCCTTGTCATAACCGACACAATTTGAGTTGGTGTTGATGTGAGATAAATCCTTACCAATGCCCTCCGCAGCTCTGATATCGTACAGAGCCAGCTCGGAAACGTAGGGGCTTAATTTCAGCAATAATGATAGTGGTTGTCCCACACCGCCAGAAGCACCAAGAACTGCGACTTTGACCATATTTATGCTTGTTTGTTATTTTATCTCTTTTGCACTGACGGATGTTTTCCCTTAACCTGTGCAAGTCTTGATTGGATTATACCTTAATTCAgcaatttttcctttttcccTTAATCTTTTATAGGCCGGCGAAATCATTCATGGGCGTAAACTCCAATATTAACGAATCGTAGGGGACTCAAAAGTAATCAACTGATGGAAATTCACACGTAAGAAGGatacagaaaatattgagCAGTAGGCCATGGAGATCATGTCTACTAGTCACTATGGTATTGTTCTTCATAGGATAGGGTATTGAAGACCTTTCGGCCGGACTTGCACTAACTCCGACTATGTAACCATATGAAAAAGGGTACTGTGTTAACAGCCTACAAGCGTTCAAATGTTCTTCTATATAATTAGTAACGGCGTTTTTTATGGTCGCAAGCGCAGATGAATGATCTCATTATAGCTGcattattttatattttgttcttttttcaaatttaatGCGGTATCTACATGGAGCTCTTTGATgcaatataaaaataataattacGACAAAAACAGCAGCTGCtaaatgaaagaattttaCTTATTATTTAACTCATTTATAACTTCTCCCAAAgttttttgtttaattttCGAAgacttttcatttttagcGTTAAACCGTTCCTGTAGTACTTTCCCACAATTATAATGTGTAATGATGTTTCTGCCTTCCCTAGTGAACCACAAGATCGAATCTGttccaaaatttgaaattacTTTCTTGCAGATAGGACATTTATGGCTATCTGATAGGACTCCATACGATGACATGCGGTCATTGAGATTGTAAGTGGTGGCCACAAGTTCAACCTGGAGAAGTGCTTTTTTTAACCTGGTCTCATCCATTTTTGACGAGTGCTTCTTTAATAGTTGCGACACCACCCTGCCGATATCATACAAGGAAATATCCTGAGGTAAGTTTTTGTATATCTCCACCGAATTCAATTTTGATCCGTGGTCTtgcaaaaaattcaaaatcagCTTGGAGTTCCTATTAGAATCATATATAGAGACTAACTTGtcatataaatacaacAGAAGCTCTTCGCCCTTTGTCGAGTCATTTTGGTATACGTCATCACAGTAGCTTGTTGCTGCTTTGTAGTCATTTATCTCATCAAGCAATATATGCACAGATTCCTTATGGTTTTCCAGTTTTGACAAGggaaaaatcttcaaatacTTTACGAAGTTTAGTTTATTGGTGGGTAACCGATCAGAGTCGTTCTCAATAGTATCATTCAGTAATTTTAAGATTGTTCTGGGCTCATAGACCGATGTTGTTTCCAATAATGACTTCAATTTGATTCTTGTGGAGGGAATATCCAAGTTTTCAAGGTACAGCTTAATTAGGACAGTATGCAATTTATTCCCTTCCAATCTAAAAGTACTGATCGCAAATTCTAAGTATTGTATAGCGAGTAACTTATCGTGTTCTTTGATGTACTCGTATACTTTTAAATGGTTCCTACCGTTGCATGCTTGAGaatcataaaaaaatattgatgaaagGATTTCTTTAATTGAATCCTGGTGTCGTTCTAGCAGCCAGTCAGTATAAGTGAATATAACGTCTAACTGTGGGTTTgataactttttcaaataataaataactAATATTTTAACACCGtgctcaattttttgatgttgTTTTTGGTCTGTATTATCGTTTTCCAATTCGTCGACCAAATCCGTGAGGAACCTCAAGGCTTCTTCATGATTACCACGtttataataaaaatcaattaAATCTTTGAACATATGACGTATTTTTAATTCCGTCACTATAACATTTGAATCGCAGTGGTTTTCTACACGAATGAATGGTCCCACCATAGGGGGGTT includes these proteins:
- the MDH3 gene encoding malate dehydrogenase MDH3 (Peroxisomal malate dehydrogenase~similar to YDL078C), with the protein product MVKVAVLGASGGVGQPLSLLLKLSPYVSELALYDIRAAEGIGKDLSHINTNSNCVGYDKDSIESTLSNAQVVLIPAGVPRKPGLTRDDLFKMNAGIVKSLVTAVGKFAPNARILVISNPVNSLVPIAAETLKKMGKFKPGNVMGVTNLDLVRAETFLVDYLMLKNPKIGQEQDKTTMHKRVTVIGGHSGETIIPIITDKSLLFQLDKQYEHFIHRVQFGGDEIVKAKQGAGSATLSMAFAGAKFAEEILRSFYNEKPETESLSAFVYLPGLKNGKKAQQLVGDNSIEYFSLPIVLKNGSIVSIDTSILEKLSPREEQLVDTAVKELHKNIEKGKSFILDSSKL
- the MRK1 gene encoding putative serine/threonine protein kinase MRK1 (Glycogen synthase kinase 3~similar to YDL079C); the protein is MTDVLRNLVRKISFSNSDNLQLKHKTSIQSNTALEKKKRKPDTGKKVSEVQVHHSIPNFNNSAEYINDIENLIISKLVDGCKEGIAVDHIEHVDTSDSKTDEKVVTKQENISSKLSKEKVEKMINFDYRYIKTRQRTISCQWRNVSVVATRVKTEPRQYSRHKKKIVKRKRERTITDIVSLILTTRLPNIRKIQEHSSIFYGTTIFMGIRSYTNIGLVHKRVYKHDHKTDADKKNRGETIDISYPTTEVVGHGSFGVVVTTVIIETNQKVAIKKVLQDRRYKNRELETMKMLCHPNTVGLQYYFYEKDEEDEVYLNLVLDYMPQSLYQRLRHFVHLKVDMPRLEIKFYAYQLFKALNYLHNVPRICHRDIKPQNLLVDPTTFSFKICDFGSAKCLKPDQPNVSYICSRYYRAPELMFGATNYSSQVDVWSSACVIAELLLGKPLFSGESGIDQLVEIIKIMGIPTKDEISGMNPNYEDHIFPNIKPITLTKVFKGENPDILDLLTKTLRYHPCERLVPLQCLLSSYFDEIKRCDTDAYVKAQNLRMFDFDVKTELGHVPLVELPTIEERLKHAVSEPSSSL